The region CAAGCTGACATGACTGGCTCTACTTTTTGGTAGTAACATCAGGGACTTGAACTTCTCAAGACAGCCAGATGTTCCCAGTACTTGCCAGAATTTAGGCAAAGTAGCGATGTAAGATGCTTTACTAATGACTGGGAAACCAGAATAGAGGTTCCTCTATGAGTAGAAAGATTACAAGGCTAAAAGTGAGAAGATATgaccctagtcctggctcttctaaTGTTTAaatacgtgaccttgggtaagtcaccaagtctctctgtgcctcaatttccccttttGTTAAACCAGGCTAGTAACCTCTCCACCCTATCTCCATGGGGATGaggtgaagataaaatgaggtaatATGGAAGAAAGCCCATTCAACTCTTCAAAAGATGCTGTTCACATCCTGAAtattatcatcttctagactcaAAGCTCCATGTGaatggggaatatgtctgcccaATCGCTGTCACGCACTGAGTACAGGGCTTTGCTCTATATAGTATCTTCTGTCAGAGGAGATTGGCTCCAGATATGGGCCAGAAAATTATGCAGATAGCACATCGTGTTGTAGCCACTGTGGAGGCACAGTACCACTTCTGCCCTGCTCCCTATGGGGCTGGTGAGCCAGGGGCAACCAACATGCTTCACCTTCATCTTCCCCAGGACTTTACTTCCCTCAGCCACACCATCCCAGCTAGCAGGAGAACTTAAACTGCTTCACCCTCTCACTCTCTCATTAGGTAATACCTGTGGCCAGTGCTCCCACAAAATGGGTATTCTGTGAAACCTCCCCCCGGCACCTCCAGAGGCACAGGAAGCATccagaaggctgggggagggttgtTGCTAACCTACCCTCTCGGTGTTATGCGGTGGGTTAGGGAAGAGAGACAATTGCTTCAATAGCCTCCCCAAAACAAGGTAATGGGCTCACGCCCAGACAGATTTCACAGATACCCCTCTTTATAGAAAAGagacaaaaacatattttctctCTATATAAAAGTACCCAAGGCCTAGTCTTTATTCTCATTCAGCAGGGAGTACATAAACAATATGCAAccccctttgcaggacagggactgtgtctgatgtgattaaatTCTATATAcctgagggcttagtatggtgcttggaacatagtaagtgcttagcaaataccatgattacagGCAATTtacctttcaatcagtcatatttattgagtgtctactgtctgcagactagactgtgagcctgttgttggatagggaccgtctctatatgttgccagcttgtacttcccaagcgtttagtacagtgcactgcacccagaaagcgctcaatgaatacaactgaatgaatgaatgcagaaacctacgcatcaagctaaaactcctcactcttggtttcaaggctctccatcccctcatcccctcctacctcacctcccttctctccttctccagcccagcccgcaccctccgctactctgccgctaacctcctcaactgtgcctcggtctcgcctttcccgccgtcgaccgccggcccaggtcctccctctggcctggaatgcccttcctccgcacatccgccaagctagctctcttcctcccttcaaagttctactgagagctcacctcctccaggaggccttcccagactgagccccctttttcctctccccctccccatcccacctgccctacctcctttcccgcacagcacctgtatatatgtttgtacagatttactactccatttattttacttgtacatatttactattctatttattttgtcaacgatgtccatctagctctcttcctcccttcaaggccctactgagagctcacctcctccaggaggccttcccagactgagccccctccttcctctccccctcccccctccccatcccccttgccttacctccttcccctccccacagcacctgtatatatgtatatatgtttgtacggatttattactctatttctttatttattttatttgtacatatttattctatttattttattttgttaatatgttttgttttgatctctgactcccccttctagaatgtgagcccactgttgggtagggaccgtctctatatgttgccaacttgtacttcccaagtgcttagtacactgctctgcacacagtaagcgctcaataaatacgattgaatgaatgaatgaatgcagaacagtgtattaagcacttgggagagtacaatataacagagttggtagacaattttcctgccttcaaggagcttacagtctagagggggagacagacattaacataaattataggTACTTCCATAAGAACtatggggaagagggtgaggtgaatatcaagtgtttacagtgagcccgttgttcggtagggaccatctgtgtatgttgccgatttgtacttcccaagcgcttagtacagtgctctgcacacagtaagtgctcaataaatacaattgaatgaataatgaaagtgtacaaatccaaaggcataggcaacacagaggggagagggagcaggggacagcCAGTGCACTTGACCCTAACAAGAATGGATTTTGACAAATGCGTTCTGTTCTCAAAAATGGTGATCGGTCTCACTCAAAGAGGATTCAAGACTCAAAAGCTTGTTCCGTCAGATTCTGCTTCCTTCCAGAATGCAGCAGAATGAATCACAGTCTTTGCATGAAGACAGTTTTCCCTCTGAacacatttctcagagcctctttcatgtctttgttcctcaggctgtagatgaaggggttcagcatgggggtgaccaccgTGTACATCACGGAGGCTATCGAGCCCTTCTgtgatgcttgggtagatatggGGCTGAGGTAGACCCCACAACCAGTGCCATAGAATAAGGAGACCCCTAATAGGTGTGAGCAACAGGTGTTGAAAGCTTTATATCTTCCTTTGGCAGATGGGACTCTCAGTAAGGTGGTTATGATGCGGGTGTAAGAGAAAACGATACCCACAAAGGGAAAAATAGCCAATACAACAGCCACCACATAGAGCACTACATCATTGATCAGAGTGTCTGTGCAGGAAAGTTTTCGGACCCGATTAggctcacagaagaagtgaaggatttcattgtCTGTACAGAAAGATAACGGAACCACCAATAATGTGTGAATCAGGGAATCAAGGCTACTGACACTCCAGGATCCAGCAACCAacagggcacagagccgtgggttcatgatggtggtgtagtggagggggtggcatatagccaCGTAGCGATCATAAGCCATGCTGGTGAGGAGGAAATCGTCTAGACctacaaagagaaggaaaaaaaacatttgggccaggcagccaTCGTAGGATATGGATTTATCTTGGGTCAGGAGGTTGGCCAACATCTTGGGGATCGTGGTAGATAATAGACACGCATCGGACAGGGAGAGgttgctgaggaagaaatacatgggggtgtgcatgTGCGGGTCGGAGCTGACAGCCAGggcgatgaggaggttccccaggaccccaagcaggtacatccagaggaacagcccGAAGAGCTGCCGCTGCTCCACCCAATcgaacagtcccaggaggaggaatattGGGACGCTGGTTTGGTTCCCCTTCTCCATGGGGCCAGAgaatctgctgggagagacatggcaggAGAATGAGATGACAGATCAATCACATCCTGGTTCGGCCTCAATCTACATTCCATGCggtttagtgtgtgtgtgtgtctgtgtgtgtgtgtgtgtgtgtgcgcgcgcgcgcgtgcacgtgtgtttgtgtatgtgtgtattggagggagggaggttaacATGGGCAGAGTAAACAGTGGAGAGGCCCCGTCACTCGACTTTAGACCCCCCCCAGCTCTATTGGACAGGTGGTTAGGAGGCCTGGGGTCTGGCTGGACATCTCGTTCATCTGaagttctcccactcccactctccagccttcctggggtcctgggtctgCCCTTCCTGGGCCTGTGTGTGTGCCAGCACAGGGTGAAGTGGATTCATTCGATAGCAttgattgaactcttactgtgtgcagagcactgtactaagcacttggaaatgcaatTCCGCCCAACCTCCAAGCATagcactgggctctcccagtcTGGCTACTCCCCATTCTCCATGGAATACCCCATCAGAGACTCGGAACCCCTCATCAGTGacccctcaggcttctcctcGCCCGACTGAAAagtcccagtttcttcagacactccactcccagactttcttccccatcactgttctctcctgggccttctccaaatccaggataagaactcggtcactgagaatcatgagtgatttctcttgttctttccatgatgtccaatcccctaaataccattcatcctggtagaaaagcagcatggctttgtggaaaaaacatggtcttgggagtcacaggtcatgggttccaatcctcactccactacttgtcaactgtgtgactttggacgagtcacttaacttctctgtgcttcagttacctcatcagtaaaatggggattaagactgagccccacgtgggacaacctgataaccttgtatctaccccagtgcttagaacagtgctt is a window of Tachyglossus aculeatus isolate mTacAcu1 unplaced genomic scaffold, mTacAcu1.pri scaffold_259_arrow_ctg1, whole genome shotgun sequence DNA encoding:
- the LOC119923783 gene encoding olfactory receptor 7A10-like; translated protein: MEKGNQTSVPIFLLLGLFDWVEQRQLFGLFLWMYLLGVLGNLLIALAVSSDPHMHTPMYFFLSNLSLSDACLLSTTIPKMLANLLTQDKSISYDGCLAQMFFFLLFVGLDDFLLTSMAYDRYVAICHPLHYTTIMNPRLCALLVAGSWSVSSLDSLIHTLLVVPLSFCTDNEILHFFCEPNRVRKLSCTDTLINDVVLYVVAVVLAIFPFVGIVFSYTRIITTLLRVPSAKGRYKAFNTCCSHLLGVSLFYGTGCGVYLSPISTQASQKGSIASVMYTVVTPMLNPFIYSLRNKDMKEALRNVFRGKTVFMQRL